One segment of Purpureocillium takamizusanense chromosome 7, complete sequence DNA contains the following:
- the ssb2 gene encoding Replication factor A protein 2 (EggNog:ENOG503P0CR~COG:L), with product MSAYGGYTKTAYGAQGGDDSGGFFAGGGSQQGSQGGGGGKSYQDESLRPVTIKQILDAEEPFSGADFKIDGSPVTQITFVGQVRSINPQPTNITFKIDDGTGQIEVKKWIDADKQDEADPGFELDSHVRVWGRLKSFSNKRHVGAHVIRPVADFNEVNYHLLEATYVHLFFTRGPPGGQQPQQQNGDGMFVDGGAGYGNSAGAGAGQVNNKLADCSPAARKVFNYINDTPGGNEGAHLNVISGGLGMSVRDVLMGAEDLLQRGLIYTTVDDETWAILDY from the exons ATGT CAGCATACGGCGGATACACAAAGACCGCGtacggcgcgcagggcggcgacgactcgggcggcttcttcgccggcggcggctcacagcagggcagccagggcggaggcggcggcaag TCCTACCAGGATGAGTCTCTGCGGCCCGTCACCATCAAGCAGAtcctcgatgccgaggagcCCTTCTCGGGCGCCGACTTCAAGATCGACGGCTCGCCCGTGACGCAAATCACCTTTGTCGGGCAGGTCCGCAGCATCAACCCGCAGCCCACCAACATCACGTTCAAgatcgacgacggcaccggcCAGATCGAGGTGAAGAAGTggatcgacgccgacaagcaggacgaggccgacccGGGCTTCGAGCTCGACTCGCACGTCCGCGTCTGGGGCCGCCTCAAGTCCTTCTCCAACAAgcgccacgtcggcgcccacgtcatccgccccgtcgccgacttcAACGAGGTCAACTACcacctcctcgaggccaccTACGTGCACCTCTTCTTCACACGCGGGCCCCCCGGCGGTCAGCAGCCGCAACAGCAGAATGGCGACGGCAtgttcgtcgacggcggtgccggctACGGGAACAGTGCGGGTGCCGGCGCGGGTCAGGTCAACAACAAGCTCGCAGACTGCTCGCCTGCTGCCAGGAAAGTCTTCAACTACATCAACGACACGCCTGGTGGCAACGAAGGCGCACACCTCAACGTCATATCCGGCGGTCTCGGCATGTCGGTACGGGATGTACTGATGGGAGCCGAGGACTTGCTGCAGCGGGGGCTGATTTACACAacggtcgacgacgagacgtgGGCCATCTTGGACTACTAA
- a CDS encoding Endopeptidase La (EggNog:ENOG503NUKI~COG:O~MEROPS:MER0000485) gives MGRPHTATLPIIPLARGTVLLPGLVQRIPVSSSRPDIPALLAHVYERAAAKGPDGRIDGVPIACVPVSSPLVGPTGQLLINNGEDVDGSQVDEVNPGTANKDDLFGFGVAAKIIGIDGRGGGEFALRVEATARVRVDHILRERPFFEGKVTYFSDAIDIGDKQLQDLFGLLKLRSRELVTILRISSLLPRTKGGPMLSPAITKRLEMLIMRREIKEAGLLADFMANLVETTHEEKLSVLAALDVKVRITKVVELLERQVGGIKNNFKITTFTSVPVQILDRLNDGQSKKPNSILQVPGMTFMPGNGQMPSGQDQNDDQEANELDELKKKLHAARLPPEVAKAVDRELRRLQKMMPMNQEYQVTRNWLETLSEIPWSATTDDRLGPDTLTRARKQLDDDHYGLDKVKKRLIEYLAVLRLKQSINDEVDDKIRQAEADVGGPAPDDATSSPSDPAAPTDVSDPHSAKLEMLKSQRMVDKSPIMLLVGPPGVGKTSLAKSVATALGRKFHRISLGGVRDEAEIRGHRRTYVAAMPGLIVQGLRKVGVANPVFLLDEIDKIGSASVHGDPSAAMLEVLDPEQNHTFHDHYVGMPIDLSKILFIATANSLDTIPAPLLDRMEMIYLPGYTTLEKRHIAMQHLVPKQVRVNGLAEDQVAFDQDVVSKIIESYTRESGVRNLEREIGSVCRAKAVEFAEARDTGRLEMYRSRLTVDDVESILGIEKFEEEIAEKTSRPGIVTGLVAYSSGGNGSILFIEVADMPGNGRVQLTGKLGDVLKESVEVALTWVKAHSFELGLTAEPTVDIMKDRSIHVHCPSGAIPKDGPSSGIGQAIALISLFSGKPVPPTMAMTGEISLRGRVTAVGGIKEKLIGALRAGVKTVLLPAQNRKDVKDLPQEVKDGLQIFHVSHIWEAIRLVWPDSHWAADSNFAGIESRL, from the exons ATGGGCAGGCCACATACTGCGACCCTTCCCATCATCCCTCTCGCCAGAGGCACTGTCCTCCTGCCCGGTCTCGTGCAGCGAATCCCCGTCAGTTCCAGCCGCCCCGACAtccccgccctcctcgcccacgtATACGAacgagccgccgccaaaggccccgacggccgcatcgacggcgtcccCATCGCCTGCGTCCCCGTCTCCTCTCCGCTCGTTGGTCCCACCGGTCAGCTGCTTATCAACAATGGCGAGGATGTAGACGGCTCGCAGGTTGACGAGGTCAACCCCGGCACCGCCAATAAGGATGATCTCTTTGGCTTTGGCGTGGCTGCCAAGATCATCGGCATCGATgggcgcggaggcggcgagtTCGCGCTCCGGGTCGAGGCCACCGCTCGCGTCCGCGTTGACCATATCCTGCGAGAGCGTCCCTTCTTCGAGGGCAAGGTGACGTACTTTAGCGATGCCA TCGACATAGGCGACAAGCAGCTCCAGGACCTGTTCGGTCTACTCAAACTGCGCTCCAGGGAGCTCGTCACGATCCTGCGCATCTCGTCCTTGCTTCCACGCACAAAGGGAGGACCTATGCTCTCACCGGCCATCACGAAGCGACTTGAAATGCTCATCATGAGGAGGGAGATCAAAgaggccggcctgctcgcggATTTCATGGCTAATCTCGTCGAGACGACACACGAAGAAAAGCTCAGCGTcttggccgccctcgacgtcaaGGTGAGAATCACAAAAGTGGTCGAATTGCTCGAGCGACAGGTGGGAGGCATCAAGAACAACTTCAAGATCACGACCTTCACTTCCGTGCCTGTGCAGATCCTGGACCGCCTCAACGACGGGCAGTCCAAGAAACCGAATTCGATACTACAGGTGCCCGGTATGACTTTCATGCCTGGCAATGGCCAAATGCCCTCAGGCCAGGACCAAAATGATGACCAGGAGGCCAATGAGCTCGACGAACTCAAAAAGAAGCTTCATGCCGCTCGCCTTCCCCCGGAGGTTGCCAAGGCCGTGGACAGGGAGCTGCGGCGACTTCAGAAGATGATGCCCATGAACCAGGAGTACCAGGTTACCAGAAACTGGCTCGAGACCCTGTCCGAGATCCCGTGGTCCGCCACGACGGACGACCGACTGGGGCCCGACACATTGACCCGGGCTCGCAAGCAACTCGATGACGACCACTACGGCTTGGACAAGGTCAAGAAGAGGCTGATTGAGTACCTCGCCGTGCTGCGGCTGAAGCAGTCCATcaacgacgaggtcgacgataAGATCCGACAAGCTGAAGCGGACGTTGGCGGTCCGGCACCTGACGACGCGACATCTAGCCCATCAGATCCTGCGGCCCCGACCGATGTATCTGACCCTCACAGCGCCAAGCTAGAGATGCTCAAGTCCCAGCGAATGGTTGACAAGTCTCCTATCATGCTTCTTGTCGGCCCGCCCGGTGTGGGCAAGACGAGCCTCGCCAAATCGGTCGCCACTGCCCTCGGCCGCAAGTTTCATCGAATttccctcggcggcgtgagagacgaggccgagattCGCGGTCACCGGAGGACGTACGTCGCAGCTATGCCCGGCCTTATCGTTCAAGGTCTGCGCAAGGTTGGCGTCGCAAACCCCGTCTTCCTACTTGACGAGATCGACAAGATTGGCTCTGCGAGCGTACATGGCGACCCTTCTGCCGCCAtgctcgaggtgctcgaccCCGAGCAGAATCACACATTCCACGACCACTACGTGGGCATGCCCATTGACCTATCCAAGATCCTCttcatcgccaccgccaacaGCCTCGACACCATCCCTGCGCCCCTGCTGGATCGGATGGAAATGATTTACCTACCCGGCTACACAACGCTCGAGAAGCGCCACATCGCCATGCAGCACCTGGTCCCGAAACAGGTCCGCGTCAATGGATTAGCCGAGGATCAGGTGGCCTTTGATCAGGACGTCGTTTCCAAGATCATCGAGTCGTACACTCGTGAATCAGGGGTTCGCAACCTGGAACGTGAGATTGGCTCCGTCTGTCGCGCCAAAGCGGTCGAGTTCGCCGAGGCCAGGGACACCGGTCGCCTAGAAATGTACCGCTCGCGTCTCACCGTAGACGACGTCGAGAGCATCTTGGGCATCGAGAAGTTTGAGGAGGAAATTGCCGAGAAGACTAGTAGGCCGGGCATAGTCACAGGTCTCGTGGCGTACAGCTCAGGCGGCAACGGGAGCATTCTGTTCATCGAGGTCGCGGACATGCCCGGCAACGGCAGGGTGCAGCTGACGGGCAAGCTGGGCGACGTGCTCAAGGAAAGCGTTGAGGTGGCCCTGACGTGGGTCAAGGCGCACTCGTTCGAGCTGGGACTGACTGCCGAGCCTACCGTCGATATCATGAAGGACCGCAGCATTCACGTGCACTGCCCCTCGGGCGCCATTCCCAAAGACGGCCCCAGCAGCGGGATCGGCCAGGCCATCGCTCTAATCTCGCTGTTCTCTGGCAAGCCCGTCCCTCCTACTATGGCCATGACG GGTGAGATATCTCTCCGTGGCCGAgtcaccgccgtcgggggcatcaaggagaagctcatcggcgcgctgcgggcgggtGTCAAGACGGTGCTATTGCCCGCGCAGAACAGAAAAGATGTCAAGGACCTCCCGCAGGAAGTCAAGGACGGCCTTCAGATCTTCCACGTCAG TCATATTTGGGAAGCGATTCGGCTGGTCTGGCCCGACTCCCATTGGGCTGCTGACAGCAACTTTGCTGGCATCGAGAGCCGACTGTGA
- a CDS encoding uncharacterized protein (EggNog:ENOG503P4WK~COG:S) produces the protein MLSVSCSHHATPHPFGHRPDITRGSRGAPDLGWDSKREESERAARVRAYPTPPMSGSPPLPPRIVHEANEYGEGPSRHSGSLAQDVYRDRAAPPQHVDAQLRLPPPLAGYQREPQRVPYVVSRYPGESLQQTPSYASPESHLSRPELYQHQHVAAAGPSSEASYAMVNRGGAPDNQPFASPKSQRKAKGHVASACVPCKRAHLRCDAQRPCSRCLSNGKEDACVDVQHKKRGRPRLRDDRDTRYDALRIPSYTDISAHRPFAVYAPGGLVGQEGDEMSQHRQFHRSFESPVGGTLPIRQYGRPDDVSVYGASPEPVAFLTMGMEFAKTSPAFLKILGVASLTGRRLRDLVVDTDVDSVMLLQNRVVEEQRRREPNYLPPILGGGPALQGLGFTATEISQFVFSIQDRLTFVCPDGYARQFGLHMGLGKEGSFYFVVMLLAVPHGYHYAQVQPSSGASVYSHSGSQRPPPTARATDPAHFDPVRHRLSEGSLQTRSSLGPNLYGGPDALRTSPGSATLFSYATSGRSSIPSGASPTQTTYDPNRSQTPYSAEPARSHGYQLAPIRAQSEHRTTPVAQAWQREERPSRLDIEGLINRPQRSERNPREQ, from the exons ATGCTGTCAGTAAGCTGCTCTCACCACGCAACTCCACACCCTTTCGGCCATCGCCCAGACATAACTCGCGGGTCGAGGGGCGCGCCAGATCTGGGCTGGGACAGCAAGAGAGAAGAGTCGGAGAGAGCTGCTCGTGTCCGGGCATACCCCACTCCGCCCATGTCAGGCTCTCCGCCGCTTCCGCCCAGAATAGTTCACGAAGCGAACGAATATGGCGAGGGGCCCTCGCGGCACTCTGGATCGCTGGCTCAAGATGTCTATCGGGATAGAGCAGCGCCCCCACAGCATGTCGACGCGCAGCTTCGGCTGCCACCACCTCTTGCGGGCTATCAGCGTGAGCCGCAACGAGTTCCATACGTCGTTTCGAGATATCCGGGCGAATCATTGCAACAGACGCCATCCTACGCCTCGCCGGAGTCTCATCTGTCGAGGCCAGAATTATATCAGCACCAACATGTGGCAGCCGCGGGCCCGAGTTCAGAAGCCAGTTATGCCATGGTCAATAGGGGGGGTGCTCCAGATAATCAACCATTTGCCTCCCCAAAGTCTCAAAGGAAAGCAAAGGGTCACGTAGCCTCGGCGTGTGTTCCTTGCAAGCGAGCGCATCTCCG GTGCGATG CACAGAGACCTTGTTCGAGGTGCCTTAGCAACGGCAAGGAAGATGCCTGCGTGGATGTCCAACACAAGAAACGAGGGAGGCCACGGTTACGAGACGACCGAGACACCCGGTACGATGCGCTGCGAATACCCAGTTATACGGACATATCCGCACACAGGCCTTTTGCTGTGTATGCGCCGGGCGGGTTGGTGGGCcaagagggcgacgagatgTCTCAACACCGCCAATTCCACAGATCGTTCGAGTCGCCTGTTGGTGGCACGCTACCGATTAGGCAGTATGGCAGACCCGACGATGTCAGCGTCTATGGGGCGTCTCCGGAGCCTGTTGCCTTCCTCACGATGGGGATGGAATTTGCCAAGACATCACCCGCATTTCTGAAAATACTTGGTGTCGCAAGCCTCACTGGACGCAGGCTGCGAGACCTTGTCGTTGACACAGATGTGGATAGTGTTATGCTTCTCCAGAACCGAGTTGTAGAGGaacagaggaggagggaacCAAATTACCTCCCCCCAATACTCGGCGGTGGACCTGCTCTCCAGGGTCTTGGTTTTACCGCCACAGAAATTTCGCAGTTCGTCTTCAGCATTCAAGACAGGCTAACCTTTGTTTGTCCTGATGGCTATGCGAGACAGTTTGGGTTGCATATGGGCTTGGGCAAAGAGGGTTCTTTCTACTTTGTGGTGATGCTCCTGGCCGTACCACACGGATATCATTATGCGCAGGTACAACCCTCATCGGGCGCGTCGGTTTACAGCCATTCAGGGAGCCAGCGGCCACCACCTACAGCTCGGGCCACTGATCCGGCTCATTTTGACCCGGTTCGGCATCGGCTTAGTGAAGGCTCGCTACAAACCCGGTCTTCGTTGGGGCCAAATTTATATGGAGGTCCCGATGCGTTAAGAACTAGTCCAGGTTCGGCGACTTTGTTTTCTTATGCCACATCGGGACGGAGTAGCATCCCCTCTGGTGCGTCTCCGACACAGACAACATACGATCCGAATCGGAGCCAGACGCCATACTCTGCGGAGCCTGCGAGGAGCCACGGCTACCAACTTGCTCCCATTCGAGCGCAGTCTGAACATCGTACGACGCCTGTTGCTCAGGCATGgcagcgcgaggagcgcCCGAGCCGCCTTGACATAGAGGGCTTAATTAATAGGCCCCAGAGATCTGAGCGAAACCCGCGGGAGCAGTGA
- the mlh1 gene encoding DNA mismatch repair protein Mlh1 (EggNog:ENOG503NUYJ~BUSCO:EOG092615IE~COG:L), translating into MAQQGPGNVTSERRCDGGQGGGMAHDSMDVDSHGGKKRKAEDLSEEARPPRRIRALDPTVVNKIAAGEIIVAPVHALKELIENAVDAGSTAIEIVVKDGGLKQLQITDNGGGIQRDDLPILCERHTTSKITAFEDLTTIGTYGFRGEALASISHIAHLSVTTRPKDSDVGWRAHYLDGKLAAPKPGQPAEPKMVASRPGTQITVEDLFFNVPTRRRAFRSHSEEYNKIIDMVGRYAIHCAGVGFTCKKAGEASNTLSIQAQASPTDRIRQIHGSNVANELVEFTTSAERWGYTAHGIVTNANYHIKKTTLLLFINHRAVESGNIKKAVEQVYAGYLPKGGHPFVYLSLEIDPGRVDVNVHPTKREVHFLNEDEIIQDVCNKIEEELAAVDTSRTFKTQTLLPGAMQFEDAHPGDAQPATPKYTITGKARRNSNELVRTDTSMRKITSMFLRADSGESGKARARAEEPLAVPESIEYEESDREPVLCRLRSVKELRSEVRDDMHDDLTEIFTSHTFVGIVDESRRLAAIQSGIKLYLIDYGHACFEYFYQLGLTDFGNFGTIRFSPPLRLGDLLTMAAETEKELLGVSDEDFDVEAIVNKVANQLIERREMLLEYFSLEISPAGDLVSIPLLVKGYTPSVAKLPQFLLRLGPNVDWADEKACFESFLRALATFYVPEQLPAASSGAAPAQEEEDVPAEVRTRRQHVRWAVENILFPAFKARLVATKSLMSGGVLEVASLKGLYKVFERC; encoded by the exons ATGGCCCAGCAAGGTCCAGGCAACGTTACCTCTGAGCGCAGATGCGACGGAGGCCAGGGAGGCGGCATGGCCCATGACAGCATGGACGTGGACAgccacggcggcaagaagcgcaaggcggAGGATCTCTCAGAGGAGGcacggccgccacgtcgaATCAGA GCCTTGGATCCGACGGTTGTCAACAAGATCGCTGCCGGCGAGATCATTGTGGCCCCTGTCCACGCGCTCAAGGAGCTGATCGAGAATGCTGTTGACGCGGGGTCAACGGCCATCGAAATTGtcgtcaaggacggcggcctAAAGCAGCTGCAGATCACAGACAATGGCGGCGGAATCCAG AGGGACGACTTGCCCATCCTGTGTGAACGGCACACGACGTCCAAAATCACAGCGTTCGAAGACCTCACTACGATTGGCACTTATGGCTTTCGAGGAGAGGCCCTGGCGAGCATTAGCCATATTGCCCATTTGAGCGTTACTACCAGACCCAAAGACTCTGATGTTGGGTGGCGGGCGCACTATCTTGACGGAAAACTTGCCGCTCCAAAGCCAGGTCAGCCTGCGGAGCCTAAGATGGTGGCCAGTCGGCCAGGGACGCAGATCACGGTGGAAGACCTGTTCTTCAACGTCCCAACGCGCCGCAGAGCTTTCCGCTCACACAGCGAGGAGTATAACAAGATCATTGACATGGTTGGCCGCTACGCCATACACTGCGCGGGGGTCGGCTTTACTTGCAAGAAGGCGGGCGAAGCGTCCAACACGCTCTCCATACAAGCCCAAGCATCCCCCACTGACAGGATACGCCAGATTCATGGCAGCAATGTAGCGAATGAGCTGGTTGAGTTTACGACGTCTGCGGAGCGCTGGGGCTACACTGCCCATGGTATTGTCACCAACGCAAACTACCACATCAAGAAGACGACGCTGTTACTTTTCATAAATCACCGGGCTGTAGAATCGGGCAACATAAAGAAGGCGGTGGAACAGGTCTACGCGGGCTACCTGCCGAAAGGAGGACATCCCTTCGTCTACCTGAGTCTGGAGATCGATCCCGGGCGGGTCGATGTCAATGTGCACCCAACAAAACGAGAGGTCCACTTCCTGAACGAGGATGAGATTATTCAAGACGTGTGCAACAAGATAGAGGAAGAACTCGCGGCGGTCGACACGAGCCGAACATTCAAGACGCAGACGCTTTTGCCCGGCGCCATGCAGTTTGAAGATGCGCATCCGGGCGATGCACAACCAGCCACGCCGAAATACACGATTACtggcaaggcgaggcggaaTTCCAACGAGCTCGTCCGGACAGACACGTCGATGCGGAAGATCACCAGCATGTTCTTGAGGGCGGACTCTGGAGAGTCCGGGAAGGCGAGAGCCCGTGCAGAGGAGCCGCTGGCCGTCCCTGAAAGTATTGAGTATGAAGAGAGCGATCGCGAGCCAGTCCTCTGCCGCCTAAGGAGCGTCAAGGAGCTGCGCAGCGAAGTTCGTGACGACATGCACGACGATTTGACAGAAATATTTACATCTCATACCTTTGTCGGCATAGTGGACGAGAGCCGACGGTTGGCTGCGATACAGAGCGGCATCAAGTTGTACCTTATCGACTACGGGCACGCATGCTTCGAGTATTTCTACCAGCTTGGGCTCACAGACTTTGGCAACTTTGGCACCATCCGGTTCAGTCCGCCACTGAGACTTGGGGACCTTCTGACAATGGCGGCAGAGACGGAGAAGGAGCTGTTGGGAGTTTCAGACGAAGATTTCGATGTTGAAGCTATTGTGAACAAGGTAGCGAACCAGCTTATCGAGAGAAGGGAGATGCTCCTGGAATATTTCTCCCTTGAAATATCTCCAGCCGGCGATCTTGTCTCTATTCCTCTGCTGGTCAAGGGGTACACGCCATCTGTGGCCAAATTGCCACAGTTTCTCCTGCGGCTCGGACCCAACGTCGACTGGGCAGACGAGAAAGCCTGCTTCGAGTCGTTTCTgagggcgctggcgacgtTTTACGTGCCTGAGCAGCtccccgcggcgtcgagcggggcggcgcccgcgcaagaggaggaagatgtGCCGGCCGAGGTccggacgaggcggcaaCATGTCAGGTGGGCGGTGGAGAATATCTTGTTTCCGGCGTTCAAGGCGCGTCTGGTGGCGACAAAGTCGCTCATGAGCGGAGGCGTCCTGGAGGTGGCCAGCCTGAAGGGGCTGTACAAGGTATTTGAGCGGTGCTGA
- a CDS encoding uncharacterized protein (COG:S~EggNog:ENOG503P1DU): protein MGKSRRNRGGAAHRRDPIAKQVKPPSDPELAALRESKILPVLANLKDADPKSRSAAAAAISNIIHDTKCRKLLLREQVVHLVLTQTLTDAALESRAAGWGILQVLAQEEEADFCVHLFRQDVLTAIEYAAKMVIEKLQSTATPFAKTPKVEQGFVASIAASLVSLLTALAEAGDEVLEAISANATISQFLFILISHNAHGQEDGIAALRVDAMACLMILCEDNASLAQKLVTSEHDRCLKALLALKDDANADGVLACATLHNMFASLSGVKNAPQLPQADDSLLIPTLTRVITAITQGPTATNGNGWSSPVELQQLALETLASIGTTLNAATAGPAPRKERDDAPRDDDEDMGDADEHEDAEEKEAEDDEDDEMDPDEMEADMDMVTGVDGADDDDDDDINDLPVLKALLQSAIPELIRVACLQPSSDESMRLQGHALSALNNIAWSVSLVDFSEDQNEGIQKAWSPVGRSLWEHVISPILATDTADVGLATQVTSLAWAVARSLGGRTPLKADEHRKFITLYQATKGLLAAHPDNDGAGDGVDDPFQSLGVKCVGVLGQLALHPAPVDRNREIGTFLVTLLAGLPDPAAAGPAAVVGATTPPADAVEALNQLFDVYGDEAYPYDADVFWRGNFLSHLEAAVPKARALAKSIDKKTHAELRVRADEASLNLTRFLAYKKKHAP from the exons ATGGGCAAGTCGAGGCGCaaccgaggcggcgccgcccaccgtcGCGACCCCATCGCCAAGCAGGTCAAGCCGCCCTCGGACCccgagctggccgccctgcgcgagtCCAAGATCCTGCCCGTCCTTGCCAATCTCAAGGACGCCGACCCCAAgtcccgctccgccgccgccgccgccatctccaacaTCATCCACGACACCAAGTGCCGGAAGCTGCTCCTTCGCGAGCAGGTCGTCCATTTGGTCCTCACCCAGACCCTCAccgatgccgccctcgagagccgcgccgccggctggggcATCCTGCAGGTCCTCgcccaggaggaggaggccgactTTTGCGTACATCTCTTCCGTCAGGATGTCTTGACAGCCATCGAGTACGCTGCCAAGATG GTCATCGAAAAGCTGCAATCTACCGCAACGCCCTTCGCCAAGACGCCCAAGGTCGAGCAGGGCTTCGtcgccagcatcgccgcctcgctcgtctctCTCCTGACCGcactcgccgaggccggcgacgaggtgctcgaggccATCTCCGCCAATGCCACCATCTCGCAGTTCCTCTTCATTCTCATATCCCACAACGCCCATGGACAAGAAGACGGCATAGCCGCCCTCCGCGTCGATGCCATGGCCTGCCTCATGATTCTGTGCGAGGACAACGCGTCCCTGGCTCAAAAGCTCGTCACCTCCGAGCACGATCGCTGCCTCAAGGCACTGTTGGCCCTCAAagacgacgccaacgccgatGGCGTCCTCGCTTGCGCTACCCTTCACAACATGTTCGCCTCCTTGAGCGGCGTTAAAAATGCGCCCCAGCTGCCACAGGCAGACGACTCCCTATTGATCCCCACCCTCACGAGGGTCATCACGGCCATCACTCAAGGCCCAACCGCGACCAACGGCAACGGATGGTCAAGTCCtgtcgagctgcagcagctaGCACTCGAGACCTTGGCCTCCATCGGCACTACTCTCAACGCtgccacggccggcccggccccgCGAAAGGAACGAGATGACGCACCCagggatgacgatgaggacatgggcgacgccgatgaaCACGAAGATGCGGAGGAAAAGGAGgctgaagacgacgaggacgatgaaATGGACCCGGACGAGATGGAagccgacatggacatggtCACGGGTGTCGACGgggctgacgacgatgacgacgacgacatcaacgaCCTCCCCGTGCTCAAGGCCTTGCTCCAGAGTGCCATTCCCGAACTCATCCGTGTCGCCTGCCTCCAGCCCTCGAGCGACGAGTCCATGCGGCTTCAAGGCCACGCCCTCTCAGCCCTCAACAATATAGCCTGGTCCGTCTCCCTCGTCGACTTCTCCGAGGACCAGAACGAGGGCATTCAAAAGGCCTGGTCCCCCGTCGGCCGCTCTCTCTGGGAGCACGTCATCTCACCCATCCTCGCCACCGACAcggccgacgtcggcctcgccacgCAGGTCACCTCCCTCGCCTGGGCCGTCGCCcgcagcctcggcggccgcacgCCTCTCAAGGCCGACGAACACCGCAAGTTCATCACCCTCTACCAGGCAACAAAGGGCCTCCTTGCCGCCCAccccgacaacgacggcgccggcgatggagtCGACGACCCTTTCCAGAGCCTCGGCGTCAAGTgtgtcggcgtcctcggccagctcgccctccATCCCGCGCCCGTTGACCGCAACCGCGAGATTGGCACCTTCCTCGTCACCCTGCTTGCCGGCCTGcccgaccccgccgccgccggccccgccgctgttgtcggcgcgacgacgccccccgccgacgccgtcgaggccctcaatCAGCTCTTCGACGtctacggcgacgaggcctaCCCctacgacgccgacgtcttcTGGCGCGGCAACTTCCTCTCccacctcgaggccgccgtgcccaaggcccgcgccctcgccaagtCCATCGACAAGAAGACACACGCCGAGCTGAgggtccgcgccgacgaggcgtctCTCAACTTGACCCGCTTCCTGGCCTACAAGAAGAAGCACGCGCCGTGA